The region ccccacacacacacaccacaccacaccacaccacaccccacCCACATTAATACCTAGGggaaatttagtatggctgattcacctgaccggaggaaacctacgcagacacggggagaacatgcaaactccacagaggatgacctgggacgacccccaaggggggactaccccggggatcgaacccagaaccttcttgctgtgaggcaactgtgctaaccactgcgccaccgtgccgctataaCACACCTAACTGAAAACCAACCTCCTAGGACAGAGACACCTTTATTTTGCTGAAAAGGGATCATAGGTCCAATTTTTTCATTGACTTTAGTGGCGTGGGGGCCATCAACTGGGACCCACCCAGCACAACTCAAAATGCTTTTCTACTGGAATTTTAAAATTCAGAATGATTCCATGTTAGAATTTTATGTTATAAAGTTGCAATTTCATAATGCAACGGCAATGCATGGATAGATACTATAAAGTCGGGACACTTAAGTTCATCTAGTGTAGGACGTGTGGAAAATTTGAGGGTACTGATAGCTGTACAACGACCAAAACATAGAAATACATCTAACTTTATTGTATAAATAAAAGGTTTTCATATTTACCTCTGTTATTCATCTGTTGCCCCGGTTGCACCCGTTTTTCGAGATACGACATCAGGTCAGCTAGGTTAGTTTCTGGTGAAAATAGTTGTTGTTACCGTAAATGATATGGTCTTTACTTACCATTTAGCACATTTCTACAGGCAGCTCAAAaaggaaagacacacacacacccacacaaaacacaacacacaccttgTTGAAGTAGCGTTGTGCTACAAAGCCCAAAACCTAACACAAGATCACACCCTGAAAATGCTACCAAGATTGTGATGATTTTTTTGTAATGAGAGCAAGAGTGGAGATAGACTAGAGGTAACCTTCTGAATAATATGAACCGGCagtacactcagacacacacacatacacacaaactatTTCCAATTGAAAATTTCAGCCCAAAGCTACGGCCTTGACTTATACGTCTCAACACATCATCACACAGTGTACTGTGTTCATGCATTAATCAAATAATTTATTACATCGATGCAAATAATACAACATTCTATGCAGGGTTATGACTTCAAGATTCTGGACACGAGCCGATTATCTCACACAGGCTGCCATCTCCAACACGTCCCTATGTTATTATAAGCAATGATAACTtagcagcagcttcatactggtaAAGGATTtatgcattttaaaaaaaaaaatccatgcacAAACAGCTCATCAATTCAAAATGAAACAACCAGTTCACAGGCTAGATTATTAACATCCACACATTTTGTTGATTTACAAGCTTTTCTAGTGAAGAAAAATGCAACTGTTTGAAATAGGACAATAGGTTGATGTCTAACAGAGTGGGAGAAATAAGCATTCAACACgtaaagccccccctccccccattaaaCATATTTCCAATGCAGCTAGTCACATGAAATTAAGACCAGACACTGGTATTAACTCAGTAAGGCCACGCAGCTAAAGAAATCCCTACATGCCTCTCAAAAAAATAAGGTTATGTGCATTAAATTGGAATAACACAGGAAAAAGTAGCAATAAGAAAaagcccgtgttacctccggcttggtcgggcgtccctacagacaaagttggccgtgtctgcgggagggaagccagatgtgggtatgtgtcctggtcactgcactagtgcctcctctggtcggtcagggcgcctgttcggggggggggactggggggggggaatgcatgatcctcccacgtgctatgtccccctggtgaaactcctcactgtcaggtgaaaaagaagcggctggtgactccacatgtatcggaggagacctggtgcagccctccccggattgacaagagggggtggagccgtgactgggacgactcagaagagtggggtaatcagccaaatacaattggggtgaaaaaaagggaggaaaacaccccccccccccaaaaaaagaaaaaactgaacCAGGTGATTCTACTAATTAGTCTGTTTACTTGTGCTAATTAGAACTAGCAGAGTTATTGCACGTGGCTATTAATACTTCCATGCTTTTAAAAAGGGTTAGCCAGCTGTGAATGCAGCATTTGTTACCAAGCTGTCATGTGACAACCATCTCATGATGGGTGGAGGCAAAGACCTCTCCCAAGACCTTCGCAACAAGATTGTTGAGCaacatgacagtggacttcaggaggagccccctcccccaacattgcctccctcaccatactcaacagcacggcatctacggtgaaaacctacagatttatgGGTTCCACAAGCTCCCAGGACCTAAGATAAGCACCCAACATGGACACAATGATCAGAAAGGCCCAGCAGGGgacgtactttctccgccagctcaagaaattcaacctgcctttggaactgttgattcagttctacactgtaataatccagtctgtcctctgcacatccgtcaccgtctggtttggttcggccaccaaacaggacagggacagactacaacctGGACAGTTGGGTCTCTAGAGAAAATCAGTGGTTCCAACCTGCCCTCGaatcaggacttatacacctccagactcaggaaaccggcaggcagcatcactgcagacccatcacaccctggtcacaacctgttccaactcctcccctctggtaggcgctacagagcaccccaaaacagccagatataaaaacagtttctttccgcgggctggcattcaaatgaatgcttaacactgtcaaataaatccaaccattttgtatacactgtactgtacattgtatgtatagtggtacactctgtcatgtccagctacctcaggcatgtatgtgagtaacctgctaacatgtatttcagcatctctgatatattctctgcaccattacactttatcacctcttatttcgcctgtataagtcaatccttgtgtatatacctgaagactgttgtgttgttattccgtgttaagtacaccgacagccacgaaaccggagtcaatttccaggtgtgtgcaaacacacaatgCCAATAAATCTGAGTCTAACACAGCAATGGCACAGGTTACCGACGGATTTCTCAACTCCTAAATGTTCCCACAAGCACCACTGGGGCCATTATCCGCAAGGGGAAGAAGCGTCACTTCACCATCAACCGGCCATACACAGGAGCTCCTCGTAAGACTGCTGACTGGGCAGTAAGAAAACCAGAAGAGGAGCTGAAGATCCAAGACCACTCAAACAGCTCCAGAAAGACCCGGAGGAAGCAGGCACAACTGTCACAGAGAAAACAATAAGTAATGCACTCCGCTGCCATGGCCTCAATGCACAATAACCCTATAAGACTCCATTACTCAAGAAAAGACACGTTGAACCTTGTTTGACGTTTGCTACACAACATCTGGAGAAGCCTGTAGATTATTGGAAGAATGTGGTGTGGTCGGACGAGACAAAAATGACAATTTTTTTGGCGTTCACCAAGCACCATGTTTGGAGGAGAAATGGCTCTGCATACGAGCCTAAAAATGCCACACCGGCAGTGAAGTTTAGAGGTGGAGGCATCAAGGTATGGGGCTGTTTTGTCTTCTCATGGTACCAGCAGAATCCAAATGGTTGAAGGGAAGATGAATGGAGCCATGTATTGCGGTTTTCTCGAGAAGCATCTGTTGCCATCCACCGGGACGACGAGGACGAGACGCGGAGGGACCTTTCAACAGGACAACGATCCAAAACATACTGCAAAGGACACTCTCAACTGGTTCCAGAGAAAGAAAATAAAGGTGTTGATATGGCCCAGTCAATCACCCGACTTGACCCCAGTCCAACATTTGTGTGGAAGGAACTGAAGATAAAGATTCACcagtgaaaccccccccccccggggttgtCATTCTGAACAAACAAGACTGTTTGCTTAGAAGAACGGGCCAAAATCCCCCCTGAACACGGTGCCATTGCAAACAAAAGCTTCTCCACCAAGTGATTAAATACATTTCAGTTGccgttttaaatattttttttcctgtgtcaTTCCAATCTAATGCACATATCTTTTGTGATTGCAATGTTGTGATTTCTTTAGCTGTGTTGCCATAATGACTTAATACCACATCTGGTCTTAATTTCATGCAAATAGCTGCACTGGAAATGTTTAGTGGAAAAAATGTCGGCGTGTCGATACTGATTTCACCCACTGTACAGGTCTCTCACATAGCACAATAATTATCTCAGGTGTAGTTTAAAGAGTAAGTAAGCAGGGTTTTCCCTCATCTCCACCGACTCACATTTATATAAAGGCAGAAAAACGGGGTGTAGTTGTAAAGgaaagtgatggtggtgtgggttagactgaaggttgCAGTGCTGTAGCAGAACACCTCACGCCAGATTCTCACAAGTCTAGTCAAGCCAAGTccattttatctgtatagcccaatatcacacattacaaatttgcctctacCCAGTTTAGCCGGCTAACGCCGGTGGCGCCTTTCTCCTCGCCTCATATTTTACTGGACAAGTAGGCTGGACCCCACGTATGTCGCGTATGTCACATGTATTAGCCTCTTTGATGCCTTTATATGATGTAGGCAATTTAGATGGGGTAGACTGTCGTGCGTGTTTTCCTCTGGACCAAAGAAAAAGATTTTATTGCTCACAGTAGCTATGTGATGCGTTTCATTTATGTTGAATTTATCATGGGGGCAATTAGTTCTACCATCCCAGgcccataccaacatgtttttCAATTGTCATACAGACTGTttacagcacagtggcccagtggttagcactgttgcctcacagcaagaaggccctgggttcaaaaccccaggccgtcccaggtcctttctgtgtggagtttgcatgttctcccccgtgtctgcgtgggttttctccgggtgctccggtttcctcccaccatcaaagacaagcatgctagggttaatgctcctgtctgtgcccctgaccaaggcaatggaaagaagaactggagttggtccccaggtgcagcacggtggctgcccactgctcccagctacatgGCTAAGACAGGTTAAGTTCAGAGGATGTATTTCCCCATGGAGATTAATTAAGTACATCTTAATTTCAGATTTCTGAAACGCAGTCAAAATGCCTATCGTGGCTAAAATCCTTGGTCCAACACATTTTCATAAGCCTTGGCTTGTCCAGTGTGACATTATCAGCGTCTGCCTGCGGGATGCCGTCTTTGGCGGCGACAGTTCTAGCAGTGTCATAATATTTTGGGCTCGTTTGTGTAGTGAGGCGGGGCTTACAAGTCACTCCCAGTAAATGAACAATTGGGTAATATCTGCACGACACGTAATAAtgttgtaattaaaaaaaaaagttattgtaAATTTTAAAAATTGttaattgtaaattgtaattaaAAATGCAAATCATGTCTGTAAGGGAGAAACTATTTCTTGACCATGTGAaacactttcttctttttttcttacttttttcTGCACAAAACATCGCGAGCATTGGAGTATGTTGTTCGGAAAGCTATATTTGTGAAAGACATGCCACTCCCTCGATCCTTGCACCATTGTTCCATCGTCTGAGGCAATCTCGAGCAAAAAGACAGATTGTGTCATCAGAATTCATGCCAATCATAAAATCTAACAAGGTAGACATAAATATTATAATCTCATCACATTACACAGTGTGACGTGATGATCATAAAGGACAACCTCCATCACACAGCGTGACCATAGCATTACACAGCACTCCAGAGATGACTCAGCGACATTTGGTCACATGACCAGAGAGGTGGTGAGAGCGAGCGAATCTGCGAAGGCATTTGGGGCAGGAatatggcttctcccctgtgtgAGTAAGCATGTGCGTCTTTAAATGTCCCGATAAACGGAAGCCCTTTCCGCATTCTTGGCATGTGTAGGGACGTAGGTTAGTGTGGCTTCTCATGTGTTTGCCCAGATCTCCTGAGGATGTGTAACGGCGATGGCAATCTGGACACTCGAAGGGCTTTTCCCCAGAGTGTATCCTCTTATGCTTCACTAGGTCACCAGACTGAGTGAAGCTCTTGTTACATTCAGTACATTTGTAGGGTCTCTCGCCAGTGTGGGTGCGCTGGTGGTTTCTCAGATGTGCCAGGCGGATGAACCTGTTGCCACACACTGTGCAGTGGTAGGGCCTTTCCCCAGTGTGTGTTCGCAAGTGTATTTTTAAAGCCCCGAGATCTCCGATTTTCAGCCCGCAGTCCCCACACTGGTGGGCCTTCTCATTGGTGTGGAGTTTGGTGTGAACCCTCAGATTCCTCCTTGTGTTGAAGTTCTTCCCGCACATAGTGCAGTGGAAAGGCTTTTCACTGGAATGAGACCTGAGGTGGAGATCCAGACTTGACTTGAACCCAAACTGCTTTCCACACTGAGAGCACGAGTATTCCTTCTTACCAGAGTGCGTGGTTAGGTGGCACTTCAGGTGGTGTGACCGTAAGAAGGCCTTTCCGCAGATCTGACATTTGTATGGCTTTTCCCCCGTGTGTATTCTCATGTGTTGCCGCCATCCACTGCGTTCTGAGAACCTCCTGCCGCACTCTGTACAAATGAAAGGCTTGTCACCTGTGTGGATCCGcatgtgatcctccaggctctggggCGTGCGCACCTTCTTCCCACATTCCGAACACTGCACACCAATGTCCAGACAGACAGGCGTATCTTGGGATTTCGTGCCCTCAGGTTCGTGACACACGTGAGGTCCTTGACCCCAGGTCGTCTCAAAACTCTTCCCACAGTCGGCACAGCTGAGGTGTCCATCTGTGGCAACAACAGACATTTTATGCCAGCGCTGGCAGTGGTTCTTCAGGTTCTTAAGGTACTGGAAACTGCGGGCACAGGTTGGGCAGGGGTGGAGTCtccggggagggggagctgggtgaACTTCCCGTGTGTGGGCCCAAAGGCGGGCTTGAGAGTTAAAGGCGCTTTTGCAGGTGGTACATACATGTTTGGGGGTGAGATTGAGTTTGCTGTCCGAGAAGCTTTTTTTCAGCGAATCGAGATACTCTTTCTGGTGTACCCACTTGACATGCTTCTCCAAGAACTCTAGGTTGGTGAAGGAGACAGTGCAGTGTTGACAAGGGAAGAACTGAGATGAAGACTCTTGTAAGGGCAAGAAACCGGAAGGGAAGAGAAAAATGATAAGACAGCATTAGGAATGGACCAACAATTGTATtgcaaaatcaaaataaaacaaaaaataaatcaagtcacattcatccattttccgaaccacttatcctgctctcagggtcgctggagcctgtcccagcagtcattgggtagcaggtggggagacaccctggacaggccgccagactgtcacacagggccgacacacacacacacacacacacacacacacacacacacacacacacctagggacaatttagtacggccgattcacctgacctacatgtttttggactgtgggaggaaactggagcccccagaggaaacccacgcagacacggggagaacacgcaaactccacacaggactacccaggacgacccccaaggttggactaccctggggctcgaacccaggaccttcttaactgtgaggcgaccgcgctaaccactgcgccgccgtgccgcccatcAAGTCACATTATGCACATAAAAGTTCAGTGCATTATCAAAAACATTCAACCACACAGATGTTTTTGAAAAAACGACACATTATGCACATTAAAGTTCACAATACATATGTTTTTGTAAAAACATTGGGCATTTGATTCTTACAAGAGACATTGTTTGaattatctttatgcatgctcaataatccaggtaagaaaatcaaagaaataaagttgaatcagttcatctggacacaacgtttattgagagaaacgtttcatctctcatctaagtgaccactttagtctcaaatgactgcaggtatccccacccttttaaacaatacagtggcatagcgaccGAAAATGGCCAGTTTCATTTACatattgccgtgagcattaactagtttcaacgacaatgtgtacttttcacagaggattggggaatggttgcaatcacagcattgtgagatggcgacagatgtactcttcacccccccccccctcggttcagtgatggtcgttccctcttaacacagatggcctctttgactccccgttccaaCCAGcggtcctccctatcaaggatgtgcacgtcctcatccttgaaagagtggccactagcctgtagatggtgtagactgtggagtcctggcctgacacgttagctctcctgtgttgttccatcctcttgaccagcatctgtttggcTTCCCCGAtgcacaagtcacggcaatcctcctggcacttaacagcatgcactatattgatctgtttgtgccggggcccCTGATCGTTGGGGTGgcccaatttctggcgcagcatgttttggggtttgaaagcaactgagacacggtgtttggaaaatatgcgccTCAGTTTTTCTGACAGTCCCACCACTTACGCAAttgccactggtttacgcttagacagctgttgtccttctcctctcttcgatcggctggtgcactgtttgggcttctccctggctttgacaaacgcctagttaggataaccacatttaaccagggcctgtttaatgtgggatttctccccttccctggcccgCTGTGTagatggggacgttgtcagctcggtggtacagcgtcctgatgactcctagtttgtgccccAGTGGATGATGatagtcaaaccttaagtactgatcagtatgtgttggtttacagtaaacatcaacaatcaaatgtcccccatcaccaatcgcaatttcacagtctaagaagactaacctgtcatttttcacattctccttgatgaacttgatgtggttgtccacagagttaacatgctcggtgaaatgtggtacatccttcTAACCCAAgcgtcatccacaaatctgagccAATGGCTAGgttgtgtccctggataggacatcagagccctcttttccacttcctccatatacgaATTGACCACTATAGCTCAGACTGGGGaaaccatagcacacccatgcctctgcctatagtatggccccctgtatgtgaagtacatggactgaagacacagcttcaggagcagacacacttgggtcagtggccaaaaggatggcacaacacagaagagctaatgtgtcaggccagaactccacattctacacccatctacaggccagtggccattctttcaagaatgatgatgtgcacatccttgatagggaggaacgctggttggaacagggagtcaaagaggccatctatgtgaagagggaatgacgatccctgaaccgggggggggggctaagagtacatttgtcatcatcttacaatgatgtgattgcaaccattccccaaacttctgtgaatagtacacattgccattgaaattgCATTAGCAGCTCAGTGGCCCAGtgtttagtgctgttgcctcacggcaagaaggtcctgggttcgaaccccaggccctttctgtgtggagtttgcatgttctccctgtgtctgcatgggattcctccaggtgctccggtttcctcccaccatcaaaaagacacgtatgttaaggttaatactcctgtctttgcccctgaccaaggcaataagaaaaagaactggaattggtccccgggcactgcagctgcccgctgctcctgtacataggatgggttaaatgcagaaaacaaaattCATTgttacctgtacaatgacaaaataaataagGTGGCTTTAACTTTAGTTAATGCTCCACgcaatgtgcatatgaaaccgatccatTTTCGGTCgtaatgccactgtattgtttataatggtggggttaTCAGGTCTGcggcggtgtagcggtctaagcatcggctttgtgtcaatgcagttgcccactggggactggggtttgtgccccagtctcgtcaaatccgactatggccggtctcgatgaagcagcaataattgtcaacgctgtcttcgggagggggcggagtcggcttgtgtttgtcacatgaatgggtctctctgtgtgtgttggaaaaagcagtggttcggcctggattcgccttgtcacggaagtggcgaggcgtctccttcgaaacTGCCGtcgaagagatgcagttggcgaacgcatgcagtacgagggtgggagtttcagctaaaatagggattgattggccattaaattgggagaaaaggggaaaaatcagaaataaattaaaaaaaaaataatggtggggttacctgcagtcagtcaagactgaagaggttacttagttaagtgatgaaatgcatctgtcaataattgttgtatccagacgaactgattcaaccatctttgattttcttacctggattactgagcctgcatcaagacatttctcagtaaacattgtgtccagatgaactgattcaactttctctcttTGACCATTTGAACTAgtgtctataataataataattatcattattattacattacatCTAGGGGTACATAATGAGTTTTTCAGTATTACGAAAATTCGAATGATACCAAACATTTGTTATTTAGTATTTTAGATCAAGGCCTGAACAGCTGTTTTACCTTTACAGTCCTCCCCTCCTCCAGCATCACCACATTCCTGAATGGTGGTGTCTGCATCCTCCCCTTCTTCCTGGCGCTCAGTTCCAATCTCCTCTTTTACACATGTCTGTGTTTCTAGCTTAATAACCGTCTTGCTGGATTCATTTTCTGTTTGTGGTTCAGAACCAGGTTCATCTTTGATGTTTATATTTCCTTGTTCAGAGTTAACACTTGAGTTGGATGGGACATTTCCAGGATTAATGTTTGAGTCCACACAGTTCGACGTGCTTCCATTGCATTCCTCGCTGATGTAATATAAATCTGGCTCCTCTTTGATTTGAATGTCAAGAGCACCCCCATTAGTTTGACACTGGTTTGCATCTTCCTCTTGTTTAATATCGACCTGCAGTTGAGATTCAGTTTTGAGCTTCAGGTCACAGCATTTTTTAGCTTTCTTGGGTTTCTTCAGCAAAGATTTCTTCTTGGCAGACTTGATCTTCATACTGTCAACATCCATTAACCTCTTCTCTTTTGTATCTGGGAACCAGAGCAAAGGGACAGAATAGAAGCAGACATGAAGTAGATGGGATAAGAAATCGAAACAAGCATCAATGGGAAACCTAGTGTAAACGAATCAATCGATTTAATGTACAGCCTGTTTAGAATGGAGAGAGGGGAAACAAAATTAACGACCTCAACTAAATATTTGTTGGAAAAGCGGAGTCGTTAATTTACACCTTTTATACCGTACTCGGTGTGAATAAGTACATAACAAAAATACCCTGCGCTATGAATGTGATGTGGGTACCCATTTAGTGTTT is a window of Lampris incognitus isolate fLamInc1 chromosome 9, fLamInc1.hap2, whole genome shotgun sequence DNA encoding:
- the LOC130117857 gene encoding zinc finger protein 501-like, whose translation is MNLEEGEDADTTIQECGDAGGGEDCKESSSQFFPCQHCTVSFTNLEFLEKHVKWVHQKEYLDSLKKSFSDSKLNLTPKHVCTTCKSAFNSQARLWAHTREVHPAPPPRRLHPCPTCARSFQYLKNLKNHCQRWHKMSVVATDGHLSCADCGKSFETTWGQGPHVCHEPEGTKSQDTPVCLDIGVQCSECGKKVRTPQSLEDHMRIHTGDKPFICTECGRRFSERSGWRQHMRIHTGEKPYKCQICGKAFLRSHHLKCHLTTHSGKKEYSCSQCGKQFGFKSSLDLHLRSHSSEKPFHCTMCGKNFNTRRNLRVHTKLHTNEKAHQCGDCGLKIGDLGALKIHLRTHTGERPYHCTVCGNRFIRLAHLRNHQRTHTGERPYKCTECNKSFTQSGDLVKHKRIHSGEKPFECPDCHRRYTSSGDLGKHMRSHTNLRPYTCQECGKGFRLSGHLKTHMLTHTGEKPYSCPKCLRRFARSHHLSGHVTKCR